From one Streptomyces sp. SCSIO 30461 genomic stretch:
- a CDS encoding cytochrome P450, with amino-acid sequence MTAAVGKIPGPAGVPLLGSLFDLKRDSLGTYLRAQREHGDIVRFTAGPPGLRMELYGVFSAEGAQQVLATDAAGFRKDNTFYQEVRESFGNGLLTSQDHDYLRQRRLVQPLFTRRRVDGYAGAVTDETAALLTRWKDAPDGTVDVVDEMTGLALRAVARILFGTDVDEAVHVIERCFPVIGNYTLRRGYSPVNPPRSWPTPGNREAASATRDLYEVCDRIIEQRRAEGEAAKGDDLLTLLAQARSAEDGSLDASEIRDQVLIFLLAGHETTATSLAFALHLLALHPELQARAREEAVEVLAGRTPEAYDVDALPYLTQVLKEAMRLYPAAPVIGRQAVSAIEIGGYEIPAGADVIVAPWVTHRHPRYWDEPERFDPGRFAPGREKERPRYAWFPFGGGPRACIGQHFSMLESVLALSMILRAYELEAVDTEVPVTAEITLRATGPARCRLRPSDG; translated from the coding sequence ATGACGGCGGCGGTCGGCAAGATCCCCGGCCCGGCCGGGGTACCCCTGCTGGGATCGCTGTTCGACCTCAAGCGGGACTCCCTGGGCACCTATCTGAGGGCACAACGGGAGCACGGCGACATCGTCAGGTTCACCGCAGGCCCGCCCGGGCTGCGGATGGAGTTGTACGGCGTGTTCTCCGCCGAGGGCGCGCAGCAGGTGCTGGCCACCGACGCGGCCGGCTTCCGCAAGGACAACACCTTCTACCAGGAGGTCCGGGAGTCCTTCGGCAACGGCCTGCTGACCAGCCAGGACCACGACTACCTGCGGCAACGCCGCCTCGTCCAACCGCTGTTCACCCGACGCAGGGTCGACGGATACGCCGGGGCGGTCACGGACGAGACCGCCGCGCTGCTCACCCGGTGGAAGGACGCCCCGGACGGCACCGTCGACGTGGTCGACGAGATGACCGGACTCGCCCTACGCGCGGTCGCCCGCATCCTGTTCGGCACGGATGTCGACGAAGCGGTGCACGTCATCGAGCGCTGCTTCCCGGTGATCGGCAACTACACGTTGCGCCGGGGCTATTCACCGGTCAACCCGCCCCGGTCATGGCCCACGCCCGGCAACCGTGAGGCCGCGTCGGCGACACGGGACCTCTACGAGGTGTGCGACCGGATCATCGAGCAGCGGCGCGCGGAGGGCGAGGCGGCGAAGGGCGACGATCTGCTGACGCTGCTCGCTCAGGCACGCAGCGCCGAGGACGGCAGTCTGGACGCGTCCGAGATCCGCGACCAGGTGCTGATCTTCCTGCTCGCGGGGCACGAGACCACCGCCACCTCACTGGCGTTCGCCCTGCACCTGCTGGCCCTGCACCCCGAACTCCAGGCCCGGGCACGGGAGGAGGCCGTGGAGGTGCTGGCGGGCCGCACACCCGAGGCGTACGACGTCGACGCGCTCCCGTATCTGACGCAGGTGCTGAAGGAGGCCATGCGGCTCTATCCCGCGGCGCCGGTCATCGGACGGCAGGCGGTGTCGGCGATCGAGATCGGAGGGTACGAGATCCCCGCCGGGGCTGATGTGATCGTGGCGCCCTGGGTGACGCACCGCCATCCCCGGTACTGGGACGAGCCCGAACGGTTCGACCCCGGCCGTTTCGCCCCGGGGAGGGAGAAGGAGAGGCCGCGGTACGCCTGGTTCCCGTTCGGGGGCGGACCGCGGGCCTGTATCGGTCAGCACTTCTCGATGCTGGAGTCGGTGCTGGCGCTGTCGATGATCCTGCGTGCCTACGAGTTGGAGGCGGTGGACACGGAGGTGCCCGTCACGGCGGAGATCACACTGCGCGCGACGGGCCCCGCGCGCTGCCGGCTGCGGCCGTCGGACGGCTGA
- a CDS encoding response regulator transcription factor — protein MTTPPPPIRVLVADDQMMVRQGFTMLLGGEPDIEVVGQAVDGHDAIAQVSELAPDVVLMDIRMPGLGGIEATARITAPADSTVKVLVLTTFDLDEYVYEALRAGASGFLLKDASADELAHSVRVVAAGEALLSPNLTKRLIGEYSRVTRTVSRDPGKARVGALTERETEVLSLIAQGLSNTEIAELLVVAEQTVKTHVGRILAKSGLRDRTQAAVFAFETGLVRPSGRMT, from the coding sequence ATGACGACGCCCCCGCCCCCCATCCGTGTGCTGGTCGCCGACGACCAGATGATGGTCCGCCAGGGCTTCACCATGCTCCTCGGCGGCGAACCGGACATCGAGGTCGTCGGCCAGGCCGTCGACGGTCATGACGCCATCGCGCAGGTCTCCGAACTCGCCCCGGATGTGGTCCTGATGGACATCCGCATGCCCGGACTCGGCGGCATCGAGGCGACCGCGCGCATCACGGCCCCCGCCGACTCCACGGTGAAGGTCCTCGTCCTGACCACCTTCGACCTGGACGAGTACGTGTACGAGGCACTGCGCGCGGGGGCCTCCGGTTTCCTGCTGAAGGACGCCTCCGCCGACGAACTTGCCCATTCGGTCAGGGTGGTGGCGGCAGGCGAGGCGCTGCTCTCCCCTAATCTCACCAAGCGGCTCATCGGCGAGTACTCCCGGGTCACCCGGACGGTCTCGCGCGACCCGGGCAAGGCGCGCGTGGGAGCGCTGACGGAGCGCGAGACCGAGGTGCTGTCCCTGATAGCCCAGGGCCTTTCCAACACCGAGATCGCCGAGCTGCTGGTCGTCGCCGAGCAGACCGTGAAGACCCATGTGGGCAGGATTCTCGCCAAGTCGGGTCTGCGTGACCGCACCCAGGCCGCGGTCTTCGCCTTTGAGACAGGTCTCGTCCGCCCGTCAGGACGCATGACATGA
- a CDS encoding sensor histidine kinase translates to MRAVREDLWTVARAPLPRTGWLGWLPHVHVVLLAVLLLMLNMNDLSGSAPVPLVGVVAALQAAAPVLALFRPAPAYWLSTFALFLAAHLRWNGGSDAHWPWTAGAIALHTLVLLFLSLRVRPFASVTALGTAMLLALYHTILMPPPAYNGVLTPWVVICFSGAVAVGSSRRTRRVAQERLVEQQVLTATERARRTLLEERNRIARELHDVVAHHMSVISIQAQVAPRLIEDPPDALKENLAGIRENAVEALTELRRVLGVLRAEDAEADGVRHAPQPTLARLDELVDNVRGAGLTVTAETTGRRRALPPGVEVSAFRIVQEALSNAMRHADGATVRVELRYRLETLALRVTNTPPPAPRAQSPGTHTPHAGHGLLGMRERAAMLGGELAAGGTPDGGWEVTAILPTAPTIPTTAPAEDPV, encoded by the coding sequence ATGCGCGCCGTTCGCGAGGACCTGTGGACGGTGGCCCGCGCACCGCTGCCCCGCACGGGCTGGCTGGGCTGGCTGCCGCACGTCCATGTGGTGCTGCTCGCCGTGCTGCTGCTGATGCTCAACATGAACGACCTCTCCGGCTCGGCCCCGGTGCCCCTGGTGGGCGTGGTCGCCGCACTCCAGGCAGCGGCACCCGTCCTGGCGCTTTTCCGGCCGGCGCCCGCGTACTGGCTCTCGACCTTCGCGCTCTTCCTGGCCGCGCACTTGCGGTGGAACGGCGGCAGCGACGCGCACTGGCCGTGGACCGCCGGCGCGATCGCGCTGCACACCCTCGTGCTGCTGTTCCTCTCACTGCGGGTCCGCCCCTTCGCCTCGGTGACGGCGCTCGGGACCGCGATGCTGCTGGCGCTGTACCACACCATCCTGATGCCGCCCCCCGCCTACAACGGGGTGCTCACCCCGTGGGTGGTGATCTGCTTCTCGGGCGCCGTGGCCGTCGGCAGCTCGCGCCGCACCCGGAGGGTCGCGCAGGAACGGCTCGTCGAGCAGCAGGTCCTCACCGCCACGGAACGTGCCCGGCGCACCCTGTTGGAGGAACGCAACCGCATCGCCCGCGAGTTGCACGACGTGGTCGCCCACCACATGTCGGTGATCTCCATCCAGGCGCAGGTCGCACCGCGTCTGATCGAGGACCCCCCGGACGCGCTCAAGGAGAACCTCGCCGGTATTCGCGAGAACGCGGTGGAGGCGCTCACCGAACTCCGCCGTGTCCTGGGTGTGCTGCGCGCCGAGGACGCGGAGGCGGACGGCGTACGCCATGCTCCGCAGCCCACTCTCGCCCGGCTGGACGAGCTGGTCGACAATGTGCGCGGTGCCGGGCTCACCGTCACCGCGGAGACCACCGGCAGACGACGGGCGCTGCCTCCCGGGGTCGAGGTGTCCGCGTTCCGTATCGTCCAGGAGGCGTTGAGCAACGCGATGCGGCACGCCGACGGCGCCACGGTCCGAGTCGAACTCCGCTACCGACTGGAGACACTGGCGCTGCGGGTCACCAACACCCCGCCCCCTGCGCCTCGGGCGCAGTCGCCCGGCACGCACACACCGCACGCCGGGCACGGGCTCCTCGGCATGCGCGAGCGCGCCGCGATGCTGGGTGGCGAGCTCGCCGCCGGCGGTACGCCCGACGGCGGCTGGGAAGTGACCGCGATCCTGCCCACCGCTCCTACCATTCCTACCACCGCACCGGCCGAGGACCCCGTATGA
- a CDS encoding acyltransferase, giving the protein MHELVRRIEAATPPNRDRAVDALRALAILGVVLGHWLVTALVADSGTVRATSPLSYMPELTPVSWLFQTLAVFFLVGGKVGASGHASARARGESYRRWLAARMVRLFRPVAAVLVVWAVVAGALLVSGAGVETVRTLLKLVLSPLWFLLVFAALTAATPLLARLNPLWPIAVVLHVDLLRFGPLSADERTGWINVAAGWAVPYCLGALWARDGLPRPATRWTLLFGGAATTALLIVVAGYPASMVGVPGAEVSNLNPPTLAAVSFGLAQCGAALLLLDPLRRLLRRPAAWAVVALVNLSAMTVFLWHQTAMMAVTATGLLGGDPLPGLHTVPDGAGWAFARLAWLPVFASALAACWAAFRSYEQGQGKRRNRPRTGREGSRVVREQRTARGVVRGRP; this is encoded by the coding sequence GTGCATGAGCTGGTCCGGCGGATCGAGGCCGCCACCCCCCCGAACCGCGACCGCGCCGTCGACGCTCTGCGGGCCCTCGCCATTCTCGGCGTGGTGCTCGGGCACTGGCTGGTGACCGCGCTGGTCGCGGACAGCGGCACGGTGCGGGCCACCAGCCCCCTGTCGTACATGCCCGAGCTCACACCGGTCTCCTGGCTGTTCCAGACGCTCGCCGTCTTCTTCCTGGTCGGCGGGAAGGTCGGCGCCTCCGGTCATGCGTCGGCACGCGCCCGTGGCGAGAGCTACCGGCGGTGGCTCGCCGCCCGGATGGTCCGGCTGTTCCGGCCGGTGGCCGCCGTCCTGGTGGTGTGGGCCGTGGTGGCGGGCGCGCTGCTGGTGTCCGGCGCCGGTGTGGAAACGGTGCGCACGCTCCTCAAGCTGGTGCTGTCCCCGCTCTGGTTCCTGCTGGTGTTCGCCGCTCTTACGGCGGCCACACCTCTGCTGGCGCGGCTCAACCCGCTGTGGCCGATCGCTGTCGTACTGCACGTGGACCTGCTCCGCTTCGGGCCGCTGTCGGCCGATGAGCGAACCGGCTGGATCAACGTGGCGGCGGGCTGGGCCGTCCCCTACTGCCTGGGTGCGCTCTGGGCCCGCGACGGACTTCCGCGACCCGCGACCCGTTGGACGCTGCTGTTCGGCGGGGCCGCCACCACCGCCCTGCTGATCGTGGTGGCGGGCTATCCGGCCTCCATGGTCGGCGTCCCCGGCGCGGAGGTCTCCAACCTCAACCCGCCGACCCTCGCCGCCGTCAGCTTCGGCCTCGCGCAGTGCGGCGCCGCCCTGCTGCTGCTGGATCCCCTGCGCCGGTTGCTGCGCCGCCCCGCCGCATGGGCCGTGGTGGCGCTGGTGAACCTGTCCGCGATGACCGTCTTCCTGTGGCACCAGACCGCGATGATGGCGGTCACCGCCACCGGTCTGCTCGGTGGCGACCCGCTGCCGGGGCTGCACACCGTCCCGGACGGGGCGGGCTGGGCGTTCGCACGCCTCGCCTGGCTGCCGGTGTTCGCGTCGGCGCTGGCGGCGTGCTGGGCGGCGTTCCGTTCGTACGAGCAGGGGCAGGGCAAGCGGCGGAACCGGCCGCGGACGGGCCGGGAAGGCTCCCGGGTCGTACGCGAACAGCGGACCGCCCGCGGGGTCGTGAGGGGCCGTCCCTAG
- a CDS encoding alpha/beta hydrolase, with protein MATRPRRRRFGRTLLAALVMASVAVPLSGAARPSAVPAPVPPVLAPIRGAATPADLAERYAATREGIRAAERMAAGHGDRRRAAALRALAAPDRQFLAFDGRDGGRTAEVFGHLSTAERVAVLVPGSDTSLDTYQRFRAGAENLREELGERVAVIAWLGYRTPATVGPEVLTPARAEDAAPRLASFVSDLGTLRPTARISLLCHSYGSVVCGVTAAGTTAAAMADVSDIVFYGSPGAGVDTAASLRTGATVWAGRGSGDWIASVPHVSLRLPFADLGLGGNDPVSDEFGARVFAAGDVGHSDYLKPGSVALSSIARIVAGRTPSQGRSEATEEYSRA; from the coding sequence ATGGCAACTCGCCCGCGCAGGCGCCGGTTCGGCCGCACCCTTCTGGCCGCCCTCGTGATGGCATCGGTGGCTGTGCCGCTGTCGGGAGCGGCCCGGCCGTCGGCCGTCCCCGCACCCGTTCCACCCGTACTCGCCCCGATACGCGGGGCGGCAACGCCCGCCGACCTCGCCGAGCGCTACGCCGCCACCCGCGAGGGCATCCGGGCCGCCGAACGCATGGCCGCCGGACACGGTGACCGGCGGCGAGCCGCCGCACTGCGCGCGCTGGCGGCGCCGGATCGGCAGTTCCTCGCCTTCGACGGCCGCGACGGCGGGCGCACGGCCGAGGTCTTCGGGCACCTCTCCACCGCCGAGCGGGTCGCCGTACTGGTACCGGGCTCGGACACCAGCCTCGACACCTACCAGCGCTTCCGGGCAGGTGCCGAGAACCTGCGCGAGGAACTGGGCGAACGGGTGGCAGTGATCGCCTGGCTCGGGTACCGGACACCGGCCACGGTGGGCCCTGAGGTGCTGACCCCGGCCCGCGCCGAGGACGCCGCCCCTCGGCTCGCGTCCTTCGTCTCGGATCTCGGAACCCTCAGACCGACGGCCCGGATCTCGCTGCTCTGCCACTCGTACGGCTCGGTGGTCTGCGGCGTCACCGCGGCCGGCACAACGGCCGCCGCCATGGCGGACGTCTCGGACATCGTGTTCTACGGCAGCCCCGGAGCAGGAGTGGACACCGCCGCGTCGCTGCGCACCGGGGCAACCGTCTGGGCGGGGCGCGGGTCCGGCGACTGGATCGCGTCCGTGCCCCACGTCAGCCTGCGGCTGCCGTTCGCCGACCTGGGCCTGGGCGGAAACGACCCGGTGTCCGACGAGTTCGGCGCCCGGGTGTTCGCGGCCGGGGATGTCGGACACAGCGACTACCTCAAGCCCGGCTCGGTCGCGCTGTCGAGCATCGCCCGGATCGTCGCCGGGCGCACCCCTTCCCAGGGCCGCTCCGAGGCGACCGAGGAGTACAGCCGTGCATGA
- the mptB gene encoding polyprenol phosphomannose-dependent alpha 1,6 mannosyltransferase MptB, with product MWMRTAGGARRLGAAGSLAMAVGGLGAGSLPAHDPWGLWQQRGSLTTVVLVCAVLAYAGLTLLVVAWWADRRRVADERPSRGDRVRETLVTLVWWTAPLLLAPPLYSADVYSYVAQGAMVLEGHDVYAHGPSVLGPDSLGADAAASVGGNWTDTPAPYGPVFLLLAKGVVWITGGTMVPAVWGMRLPALAALALIVWSVRRLAVECGADESRALWLAALNPLLLMHVVGGMHNDGLMIGLMLAGVVCALRGRWLLGSAVVGLAMMVKSPAAVALLFIAVIVVRGGRGTAAVRVARALVGPVAIAASVAVAATLLAGTGFGWLRTQSVAASVNTPLSLTSDIGLAVGHLARLAADTDPMAVKNAIQTLGLATALAVIAWLAVRSLKGRLHPVPALGLSLLALVALSPMVQPWYLLWGTATVAAGGQVRSGGRLVGALMVLSTALVYETQPSGHTPAYGFVLGAFAAVLAVLALRRGAGRRDRVAAGQPALPLPRPRTEQDQPVDSQAMAWRAPSQFKD from the coding sequence ATGTGGATGCGGACTGCGGGCGGCGCGCGCCGACTGGGTGCGGCCGGGTCGCTCGCGATGGCCGTGGGTGGGCTGGGCGCCGGAAGTCTTCCGGCGCATGACCCATGGGGGCTGTGGCAGCAGCGGGGTTCCCTGACGACCGTCGTGCTCGTCTGCGCCGTGCTCGCGTACGCCGGTCTCACTCTGCTGGTCGTTGCCTGGTGGGCGGACCGGCGACGGGTCGCCGATGAACGGCCGTCCCGTGGTGACCGGGTGCGCGAGACCCTCGTGACCCTTGTCTGGTGGACCGCGCCGCTGCTGCTGGCACCCCCGCTCTACAGCGCCGATGTCTACAGCTATGTCGCCCAGGGCGCGATGGTCCTGGAAGGCCACGATGTGTACGCGCACGGGCCTTCGGTGCTCGGCCCCGACTCGCTCGGCGCCGACGCGGCGGCGAGCGTCGGCGGGAACTGGACCGATACGCCGGCACCCTACGGCCCCGTCTTCCTGCTGCTGGCGAAGGGCGTGGTCTGGATCACCGGTGGGACCATGGTGCCCGCGGTGTGGGGCATGCGGCTGCCCGCGCTCGCAGCGCTGGCACTGATCGTCTGGTCGGTGCGTCGGCTGGCTGTGGAGTGCGGTGCGGATGAGAGCCGGGCGCTGTGGCTCGCGGCGCTCAACCCCCTGCTGCTGATGCATGTCGTCGGCGGAATGCACAACGACGGGCTGATGATCGGCCTGATGCTGGCCGGGGTCGTCTGCGCACTGCGCGGCCGGTGGCTGCTGGGCAGCGCGGTCGTCGGTCTCGCGATGATGGTCAAGTCACCGGCCGCCGTCGCCCTGCTCTTCATCGCGGTGATCGTCGTGCGGGGCGGGCGTGGGACGGCCGCCGTCCGGGTGGCCAGGGCCCTGGTCGGCCCGGTGGCGATCGCCGCCTCGGTCGCTGTGGCAGCCACCCTGCTCGCCGGCACCGGCTTCGGCTGGCTGCGTACCCAGAGCGTCGCCGCGTCCGTGAACACCCCGCTCTCGCTGACCAGCGACATCGGCCTGGCGGTCGGCCATCTGGCCCGACTGGCAGCCGACACGGACCCGATGGCGGTCAAGAACGCGATCCAGACCCTCGGCCTTGCCACCGCCCTCGCCGTGATCGCCTGGCTCGCGGTCCGTTCCCTCAAGGGCCGGCTGCATCCCGTGCCCGCTCTGGGTCTGTCCCTGCTCGCCCTGGTCGCGCTGTCACCGATGGTGCAGCCCTGGTATCTGCTGTGGGGCACGGCGACGGTGGCGGCGGGCGGTCAGGTGCGGAGCGGCGGCCGACTCGTCGGCGCGTTGATGGTGCTCTCCACGGCCCTGGTGTACGAGACCCAGCCATCCGGCCACACTCCCGCGTACGGCTTCGTGCTGGGCGCCTTCGCGGCGGTGCTCGCGGTGCTCGCCCTGCGGCGTGGGGCCGGACGCCGGGATCGGGTCGCCGCAGGGCAGCCCGCACTGCCCCTGCCCCGGCCCCGTACCGAGCAGGACCAGCCCGTCGACTCCCAAGCCATGGCTTGGAGAGCGCCAAGCCAATTCAAGGATTGA
- a CDS encoding DinB family protein — protein MTEDARPSPPLLGSERESLRGYLDFHRATLAMKCAGLTDEELRRQSMPPSTLSLLGLVRHMAEVERTWFRKVIAGEDVPLVWSPEGDYQVAYDATKSTRAEAFTAWEAEVEHARRIEREAESLDVTGYQARWDEQVSLRLVLLHLIHEYARHNGHADFLREGIDGSAGS, from the coding sequence ATGACCGAAGACGCCCGCCCCAGTCCGCCCCTGCTCGGCAGCGAACGCGAGAGCCTGCGGGGCTATCTCGACTTCCACCGCGCGACGCTCGCGATGAAGTGCGCGGGACTCACCGACGAGGAGCTGCGACGCCAGTCCATGCCGCCATCGACGCTCTCGCTGCTCGGCCTCGTCCGGCATATGGCGGAGGTGGAACGCACCTGGTTCCGCAAGGTCATCGCGGGTGAGGACGTACCGCTCGTCTGGTCACCCGAGGGCGACTACCAGGTGGCGTACGACGCGACGAAGTCGACGCGCGCGGAGGCGTTCACCGCCTGGGAGGCGGAGGTCGAGCACGCGCGCCGTATCGAGCGCGAAGCGGAGTCGCTCGATGTGACCGGGTACCAGGCGCGCTGGGACGAGCAGGTTTCGCTGCGGCTGGTGCTGCTGCATCTGATCCACGAGTACGCACGGCACAACGGCCACGCGGACTTCCTTCGGGAGGGGATCGACGGGTCCGCCGGCTCCTGA
- a CDS encoding alanine racemase, which translates to MTSRPVARLADERVDHRFKGLPPDAEGLTVGELAAQRRNLFDGGFTTPVLALSAESLDHNLALLETYAERHGLAFAPHGKTSMAPQLFERQLEHGAWGITAAVPHQARVYRAYGIQRIFLANELVDEVALRWFAAELDRDQDFELVCYADSVRGVELMDKALSAAGHGRRPLDVVIELAAGDGARTGARTEADCVAVAEAVAASRTLRLVGVAGYEGEVPDASPERVSDWLDRLVSLAALLDKGGHFGDAEQIIVSAGGSAWFDTVADVLRQLPELSRPVLKLLRSGAYVSHDSGHYRRLTPFNRVPAEGALEPAFRLWSQVVSRPTPQQAFTNAGKRDAAHDLDLPDAQVVRDARTGEVRPADGVTVTGLSDQHTWLRTEDAADLEVGDWVGVGLSHPCTSFDKWQLIPLVEADGTVVDYIRTFF; encoded by the coding sequence ATGACCAGCCGCCCCGTCGCCCGCCTCGCGGACGAGCGCGTCGACCACCGGTTCAAGGGGCTGCCCCCGGACGCCGAAGGGCTGACCGTCGGCGAGCTCGCCGCCCAGCGCCGCAATCTGTTCGACGGGGGCTTCACCACCCCCGTGCTGGCGCTGTCCGCCGAGTCCCTGGACCACAACCTCGCTCTCCTGGAGACCTACGCCGAGCGCCACGGCCTCGCCTTCGCCCCGCACGGCAAGACCTCCATGGCACCGCAGCTCTTCGAACGCCAGCTGGAGCACGGCGCGTGGGGCATCACCGCAGCCGTCCCGCACCAGGCACGGGTCTACCGGGCGTACGGCATCCAGCGGATCTTCCTCGCCAATGAGCTGGTGGACGAGGTGGCCCTGCGCTGGTTCGCCGCCGAGCTCGACCGCGACCAGGACTTCGAGCTGGTCTGCTACGCGGACTCGGTGCGCGGCGTCGAGCTGATGGACAAGGCCCTCAGCGCGGCGGGCCACGGCCGCCGCCCGCTGGACGTGGTGATCGAGCTGGCGGCCGGGGACGGGGCCCGTACCGGCGCCCGTACCGAAGCCGACTGCGTGGCCGTCGCCGAGGCCGTCGCAGCAAGCCGCACCCTGCGGCTGGTGGGCGTGGCCGGTTACGAGGGCGAGGTCCCGGACGCGAGCCCCGAGCGGGTGAGCGACTGGCTGGACCGGCTGGTCTCGCTCGCCGCCCTGCTCGACAAGGGCGGTCACTTCGGCGACGCGGAGCAGATCATCGTCAGCGCGGGCGGCAGCGCCTGGTTCGACACGGTGGCGGATGTCCTCAGGCAGCTCCCCGAGCTGTCCCGGCCGGTCCTGAAGCTGCTGCGCTCGGGGGCGTATGTCTCCCACGACTCGGGCCACTACCGGCGCCTCACCCCGTTCAACCGGGTCCCGGCCGAGGGCGCCCTGGAGCCCGCGTTCCGCCTGTGGTCCCAGGTGGTGTCCCGGCCCACCCCGCAGCAGGCGTTCACCAACGCGGGCAAGCGCGACGCCGCCCACGACCTGGATCTGCCCGACGCCCAGGTGGTACGCGACGCCCGCACCGGGGAGGTGCGCCCGGCCGACGGCGTCACCGTCACCGGTCTGTCCGACCAGCACACCTGGCTGCGTACGGAGGATGCGGCGGACCTGGAGGTCGGCGACTGGGTTGGCGTGGGTCTGTCGCACCCGTGTACGTCGTTCGACAAGTGGCAGCTGATTCCGCTGGTCGAGGCGGACGGGACGGTGGTGGACTACATCCGTACGTTCTTCTGA
- a CDS encoding M14 family metallopeptidase, giving the protein MRLRIRGSGRRSATRSAAFATLLALAVAAPFTAAAAAAPTPSPDRDRVTPVALQEEQTRQYEIHGPSTVAERTAIASTGVSIDEVDAHSLVISANAAQAKRLRGIGHKLELLPAPPVRTAEGTTAKAFDFPSSDSKYHNYAEMNAEINQRIAAYPNIMSKQVIGKSYEGRDIIAVKVSDNVGTDENEPEILFTHHQHAREHLTVEMALYLLRELGEDYGTDSRITNAVNGREIWIVPDLNPDGGEYDIATGRYRSWRKNRQPNTGSSYVGTDMNRNWNFKWGCCGGSSGSTSSQTYRGKTAESAPEVKVVADFVRSRVVGGKQQIKAGIDFHTYSELVLWPYGYTTADTAAGLTQDDRDAFAAVGRKMAASNGYTPEQSSDLYITDGSIDDWLWGNQKIFGYTFEMYPTSIFGGGFYPADEVIERETSRNRDAVLQLVENADCMYRSIGKEQQYCTS; this is encoded by the coding sequence ATGCGACTTCGTATCCGCGGCAGTGGCAGAAGGTCCGCCACACGGTCCGCCGCCTTCGCGACCCTGCTCGCGCTCGCCGTGGCCGCGCCCTTCACCGCCGCCGCCGCCGCCGCTCCCACCCCCTCCCCCGACCGGGACCGCGTCACACCCGTGGCCCTCCAGGAGGAGCAGACCAGGCAGTACGAGATCCACGGCCCGTCCACCGTCGCCGAGCGCACCGCGATCGCCTCCACCGGCGTGTCGATCGACGAGGTCGACGCGCACTCCCTCGTGATCAGCGCCAACGCCGCCCAGGCGAAACGGCTGCGCGGCATCGGCCACAAGCTCGAACTCCTGCCCGCGCCGCCCGTGCGCACCGCCGAGGGCACGACGGCCAAGGCGTTCGACTTCCCGTCATCCGATTCGAAGTACCACAACTACGCCGAGATGAACGCGGAGATCAACCAGCGCATCGCCGCCTACCCGAACATCATGAGCAAGCAGGTGATCGGCAAGTCCTATGAGGGCCGCGACATCATCGCCGTCAAGGTCAGCGACAACGTCGGCACCGACGAGAACGAACCCGAGATCCTCTTCACCCACCACCAGCACGCCCGCGAGCACCTGACCGTCGAGATGGCGCTCTACCTGTTGCGCGAGCTCGGCGAGGACTACGGGACCGACTCCCGGATCACCAACGCGGTCAACGGCCGCGAGATCTGGATCGTGCCGGACCTCAACCCGGACGGCGGCGAGTACGACATCGCCACCGGCCGCTACCGCAGCTGGCGCAAGAACCGGCAACCGAACACCGGTTCGTCGTACGTGGGTACGGACATGAACCGCAACTGGAACTTCAAGTGGGGCTGCTGCGGCGGCTCGTCCGGCTCCACCAGCTCCCAGACCTACCGGGGCAAGACCGCCGAGTCCGCCCCCGAGGTGAAGGTCGTCGCCGACTTCGTACGCTCCCGGGTCGTCGGTGGGAAGCAGCAGATCAAGGCGGGCATCGACTTCCACACGTACAGCGAGCTGGTGCTCTGGCCCTACGGCTACACCACGGCGGACACCGCCGCCGGCCTGACCCAGGACGACCGCGACGCCTTCGCCGCCGTCGGGCGGAAGATGGCGGCGAGCAACGGCTACACACCCGAGCAGTCGAGCGACCTGTACATCACGGACGGGTCGATCGACGACTGGCTGTGGGGCAACCAGAAGATCTTCGGCTACACCTTCGAGATGTACCCGACCAGCATCTTCGGCGGCGGCTTCTACCCGGCCGACGAAGTGATCGAGCGCGAGACCAGCCGAAACCGCGACGCGGTGCTACAGCTCGTGGAGAACGCGGACTGCATGTACCGGTCGATCGGCAAGGAGCAGCAGTACTGCACGAGCTGA